The Pontiella desulfatans sequence CTGCTCGCCGCCGGGCAATACGACATTTCCTATTCCGTCAAAAAAGAGCGGATCCTTAAAATCGGGGAATGCCCGGGTCGAGAGCGGATTGTCCAAGGCTACCTCCAGGCGGTTGAACTCAAGGAATGGGGCGACTTCCAAGCCTTGGACGAGTACGGCATCGAATCCGAATTCAGCGGGGTTTGCGAACAATTCCTGCGCTTCATGCCGTGGTACCGACATCAATATTCAAGGCGGGAGTGCTCCATCCCCAAGGCGGTTGCACTGAACCTGAAATGGAACCGGCGCCTTTGCACGCAACATCCGCGCGTTCAGCTCTACGATGCGATCATCGAGCTTTTGCAGGATAAGGCCGCCATGTCGCACCAACGCTTCTATGAACTGCAACGGAGGTTTTCCTGATGAAAAAGGAAAAGCTCAGCCTGTTCCTGTTCATCGATGCCTTTGGCTGGGAAGTGAAGCAGCGCCATCCCGAATTCCTGCAAGGCCTGATCCTGGAGAGCAAGCCGCTCGAAACCATCCTGGGCTACTCCTCCGCCTGCGACCCCTCCATCATCTCCGGCCTCACCCCGGCCGACCACAAGCTGTGGTCGTCCTACTACTACGATCCGGAAGGCTCCCCCTTCAAGTGGACGCGTCCCCTCGCCCTTTTGCCCGACTTCATTTTCCGGCGCGGCCGCGTGCGCAACCAGCTAAGCAAATGGATCAAGAAACGGTGCGGCTTCACCGGCTATTTCCAGCTTTACGCCGTCCCCTTCAAGCAACTGCACCTGTTCAACTATGCCGAGCAAAAACGTATCTGGGAGCCCGGAGGCCTCCCGCAAGGCGACTCCATCTTCGACCGCATGGCCCGCAAAGGCATCCCCTACTCCACCCATGACAGCGCGTTTCCGGACGAGGTTCGCATCGAAAAACTGCTCCAACACATCGAACAGCAGTCCATCGACTTCGCCTACTGCTCCCTCGGAAAACTCGACGGCCTGATGCATGCCGAAGGCATCGACTCCCCGAAGATTGGGCCATTGATGGACTGGTACGACGCGCAGTTGCGCAAATTGATGGCCACGGCGGAAGAACAGTATGAAACGGTGTCCTTCTACCTCTTCACCGACCACGGCATGCACAACGTCGCCCGTTCCTACGACCTCATCACCGACATCGAAGCCCTGGGCCTGGAATGGAACAAGGACTATGCCGCCTTCTACGACTCCACCATGGCCCGCTTCTGGATCCTCGATGAAAAGGCTCGCGCCCCCATCACGGAATACCTGAACGGGCATTCACAGGGTCGGTTGCTGACCGATGCAGAGCTCAAAAAGTTCGGCGTCTGGTTCGAGGATGGCCAATATGGCGACCTGGTGTTCCTCATGAACTCCGGCACCCAGATTATTCCAAGTTTCATGGGCGCCAAGCCCTGCAAAGGCATGCACGGCTACCACCCTGACGATCCCGATTCGCTCGCGTCGCTCTCATCGAACAAGCCCATCCCCGAATCCATCACCAAAATCCAGCACATCCACCAGCTCATGCTGACCGAACTGGCCTTGGAGGGCGAGCCAACCCCGGCAGAAACAGCTCGGACAGAGCCTCGCCCTCCAAAGGAATGATTACGCATCACTCGTTACGAATTACGTCCCATGGAAGAACTATTCCCCGATCCCAAATTCCTGCTCGAACTCGCCGAAGCCCGTATGCCGTTCGGCAAGCACCAGGGCTGGTTGCTCATCGACCTCCCCGAACCCTACGTCGTCTGGTTCAAGCAAAAGGGCTTTCCCCACGGCAAGCTCGGCAAACAGCTCGAAACCATCTACGTCATCAAAGCCAACGGCCTCGAGCACCTCTTCGATCCCCTGCGCTAATCCTTAACCCGGTAATGAACCACGAAATACCTGGAGCAGCGGTGCCACGCTAGGTATTCCGTGGTTCCAACCTCATTCATCGATCCCGGTTCAACCCAAATGACCTCAATTCGAACAACCATCCAACCCGTTTTCTTTTTTAAGTATATCATCCAACCACCACGATCGTGGTGGTTGGATGATATACTTAAAACTGGCAAGAGGAGTTTTCAATGCGGGGAAATTGGCCTATGCTTTCGCCATTATAGCCAAAGAAAGGAACTGTTATGGATTCACTCGAAGGAAAGAAAGCGCCAGCGTTCACGCTGGAAGGTAGCGACGGAAAGAAGCATTCGATCAAGGATTATCTCGGCAAGCGGATAGTGATCTATTTTTACCCGCGCGACAATACGCCGGGTTGCACAAAGGAATCGTGTGGATTCCGCGACCTGCACCAGGAGATCGGCGATCTGAACACGGTGGTGCTGGGCGTGAGCAAGGATAGCCTCGCCTCGCACGATACGTTTATCGAAAAGTTCAACCTGCCCTTCACGTTGCTTTCCGATCCGGAAACGAAGATGATGGCCAAGTATGGCGCATGGGGCGAAAAGGTGCTCTATGGCAAAACCAGCATCGGCTGCATCCGCTCGACGGTGATCGTCGATGAAAAGGGGAAGATCATCAAACATTGGCGCAAGGTGCCGAAGGCCGATGCGCACCCCGCCAAGGTGCTGGAAATTCTCCAGAGCCTTTAAACCTGGCTGGACTTAATTGCCACAAAGAGGCTCAAAATGCACAAAGACCCGGACTGTAGTGTCTTCATGCTTCTTGCACCTTTTCGTGGCAATCTCAACTCCCGCGAGTACTACATCCATTCAATATCATTCATGCAATGCTAGAGCAATTTAATTTAAACTGTAGCCGCATGAGGCAAACCAACCTTGAGCATCCGCCGCACTAACGCACCCTAAGGCAGCGCCGATCGCATCAAACAGAGATTCCAGGGAGCGCGCTTTTTCCCCGCGAAGCAATTGCTTTACTTTGCTCCACATCTTTTCGATGGGATTGAGATCAGGACTGTAGGGCGGAAGGAACCAAACCTCTGCCCCAGCTTCTTCGATCAACTGTAACGAAGCCTTGTCCTTATGAGCCGAGAGGTTATCAAGCACAACGATATCGCCCACTCGAAGAGTCGGAGCTAGAACCTGTTCGACATAGGCACGGAATACATCGCCGCTTGTGGCGGCATCAATCGCCATGCAGGCTGTTTCTCCGTTGAAACGAATGGAGGAGATCATGGTGGTGGTACACCAATGGCCATGCGGGGCGTGATCGTAAGCCCGCTCATTTTTCGGCGAGCGTCCGTACAGCCGAGTCATATTGGTCTTGGCTCCAGCCTCATCAATAAAGACCAACCGAGCAATGTCAAGTTGCCCTTGCATGGCCATCCACTCAGCCCGTGCGAGTTTCACGTCTTCGCGCCCTTGCTCGCTGGCGTGAAGCGTTTTTTTTAAAGCTCATCCCCATGTCCTTGAGTACATAGTGAATGGCAGGCAGCGTGCAATCGAGCTCCAGTTGCTCTCGGATCTCCCACAACGTGATATCAGGTTGCCGATCAATCAGCGTTTTCATCTGCTTCCGGTGCTCTTGGGTGAAGTAGGGTTTTCTTCCTGAATGGCTGTGAAGCGGGGCGATATCGCCGGTTCGCTTCCGTTGCGAGAGGAGCTTCTTTACCATACCAAGCGATACCTTGTATCGGTCAGCAATGTCCTGCCGGGTTCCTTCTCCGGCATCGTAGGTGGCCAGAATTCTCTGGCGTAGATCCAGTGATAGAGTGCTCATGCAAAGAACTCTACACAATGACTCATCTAATGGCTATAGAATTATTTAAAATGCTCTAGTGCTCGAACACCATGGTTTTGCAATCGACGCCACCAATGGCTTGGACGGCTTCGATCATCTGGCAGGTTTCGGGCGTATCGGCCATTTCCAGCAGGATCAGGCCGTTCGATGGGCAGATATCGTCGTGCATGCCCAAGCGGGTTTTAATCTGTTCGCCGAATTGCGTGAAGACCGCCTGAACCTTCACGGCATGGGCCTCGCGGTCGACAATGTGAACGCCTACGATAATATGCTTATCCATTTCCATTCTCCTGGTTGGTTGGTGATTCGTTGAGTACGAGAAAGCGCGGATCGACTTCGTAGAATTGGTTGCGCCCCTCTTTTTCCGCGTGGGCGGCCAGGCAAAGATCGACCCAGTTCTTGAGGTATTTCTGGATCTGCTGCTTGCTCTTTCCCATGGTGGCGGCGAGCGAGCTGTTGGTGAAGCGTCGTTGCCGGACGGCGGCAAGGAAGACTTCCAGCTCCATGCCGTGGAGCGTGCGCTTCAATTCGCCAAAGACAATCTCGTGCAGTCCCGCCTGTGCATCCTCCAGACCGAGCGGTTGGGCATAGCTATCGGGCAGGTGGCTGATGAGGGAGGTGATGGCATTCATGACATAGCGTATTTTTCCCGAGAAGGTTTCGTAGAGATAGAAGACCACATCGTAGTCGACCGGCTTGATCCATTGCATCCGCGGAACCGCGAGCAACGCATAGCGCTTTTCCATCACTTTTCTTACCGCCTCGTGCGACAGCGGTTCCAGATGCACCGGCGTGTCGAAGAAGATGCTGCGCACCCGGGGCAACGGGATGATGACCTGCTGGAACATGCCTTCATAGCCCACGAACACGAAATATGCGCCGGGTTCCTGCAGGACATCGCGGATGTTTTCGAAAAAGTCGCGCAGTTTTTCAGGCGTTCGCCGGGCCAAAAGTTCCAGGTTGTCCAGATGGAAAACGACGCCGGAAAATCCGCGGGTTTGAATGAGGGCTATCAAACCGGAAAGAAGCTCCCGGAGTTGGTCGTTGGTCACCTCGCCGACCTTGACGGAGGAATTGCTGGTTCGCCCAAACCCGCCTCCGGTTCCAATCACCGAGATGCTGCCGGAAAACCCGTGCCCTTTTTCAACATGCACGCCGGTGATTGCTGTGATCTTGCGCAGGATCTTGTTTTTGTCGAAGGCCTTTTCCCCCATTTCCAGGCGCAGGCGCGCCGAGAGCGAAGCGAGAAGGCTCAGGAGAAAATCGCGCTCCCCCCACTCTTCCCTAACCGAGATCTCCGTCAGCGGGGAAAGCAACCGATGGTCCTTGGACGACTCCCACAGCTGCCGGTGATAGTTGACAAACGTGGTCTTTCCGACCCCCGGTTCGCCTTCCACGACCATCCTCCCGCCGCCCGGATTCCGCAGGAAATTCATCAGCAAGCGGGAAGCCGATGAAGAAATATCGCGTTCCACATAGGCATCCTGCACCGAGAGCGGGGCCGCCTTGCTGAGCGACAACGCCTTCGTATCGTAGGGATTATCGGTAAACCCGTACCGCTCCCACAAGTTCTGCGTAAGCTCCATGGCATTCCTTTCAGTAAACAAGGTTAGGTTTACCTTGGTTGACCAACCCTGTCAAAGGTAAACCGTATAAGGATTACCTTTGTTTACCATGGATCCTCCCCGCCATTGGACGCTAGATCCGCTCTTTTTCGAAATATTTCGTGTGGAGCAGTTCGTGCGATTTGTGGCCGAGCGGGGCACCGAGGAAATCTTCGTATAGCTTGGCGACGGCCTCGTTCTCGTGCGACTTGCGCAGGGTTTTTCCTTCGTCCTCGGCATAGATGGCCTTGATGCGCGCCTTGCGCACTTCATCGGTCGTGATGCGGGGCTGTCCCCCACCCCCGATGCACCCACCCGGGCAGGTCATGACTTCGATGAAGTGGTATTCGGCTTCGCCGGCGCGGATCTTTTCGACCAGTGCGCGAGCATTGGCCAGCGAATGCGCCACGGCAACCTTTGCGGTGACCCCTTCGAGGAAGCTCCATGCCGGGACGGTTCCTTCGATGGTGATGGCGGCCTCCTTGATGCCCTCGAGCCCAACAACAGGCGTGACATGCAGGTTTTCGAAAGGCAGCTCGCGGCCCGTCACCAGCTCGTAGGCGGTACGCAGTGCGGCTTCCATCACCCCGCCTGAGTTGGCGAAGATGTCGGCGGCGCCGGAACCGAGTCCGAGCGGTGCATCCATTTCGGAATCTTCCAACGAAACGAAGTCGATGCCGGCTTCGGTGATCATCCGGCCCAACTCGCGGGTGGTGAGCACGACATCCACATCCTGCGCGCCGCTGCCGTTCATTTCGGGGCGGGCGGCCTCGTATTTCTTGGCGGTGCAGGGCATTACGGAAACCATGAACATTTCTTCCGGCTTTTTGCCTAGCTTCTGGGCATAGTAGGTTTTCACCATGGCGCCCATCATCTGCTGCGGCGATTTGCAGGTGGAAAGATTGGCGAGCATGTCGGGATAGTAGAATTCCATGAACTGGATCCATCCGGGCGAGCAGCTGGTGAACATGGGCAACGCCACCTCTTCGCCATCGACCAGCGCCTTCTTGAGGCGGGTCAGCAATTCAGTGCCTTCCTCCATGATGGTGAGGTCGGCCGAAAAGTTGGTATCGAAGATGGCATCGAATTTCATGCGGCGCAATGCGGTGGTCATCTTTCCGGTCACCAGGGTGCCCGGTTCCATTCCAAAGCATTCACCGAGCGCGGCACGGATGGCCGGTGCGGTCTGAACGACCACGGTCAGATCCGGATTGTCCAGTGCCGCCCATACCTCGGCGGTCTGGTCGCGTTCGGAGATTGCACCGACCGGGCAGACGGCGGAGCATTGGCCGCACTGCACACAGGTTACCGTATCCAGCCCCTTGCCGAAGGCCGGGCCAATGGTGGTTTTGAAACCGCGGCTCTGCGGAAAAAGAGCTGAAACACTCTGGGTTGCCGTACATACGGTTACGCAGCGGCGACAGGAAATGCACTTGGCGCTATCGCGCACTAGCCCGGCCGTGCTTTCATCCTGGCAACGCGGCGCCTTTTCCCCTTCGTATCGCAGTTCGCGAATACCGAGGTCGCGTGCAATGGACTGGAGCTCGCAATCCTCGTTCCGGTCGCAGATCTGGCAGTCGCCCTCGTGCTCGGAGAGCAAAAGCTCAACGACCAGTTTGCGCGCCTCGCGCACGCGCCGGTTGTTGGTGTGGATCTTCATTTCGTCGGAAACCGGCATGACGCAGGAGGCGACCAAATCCTTTACACCCTCGATCTCGACCAGGCAGACGCGGCATGCGCCAATGGCCTGTATTTTTTCGAGATAGCAGAGTGTCGGTATTTTGATGCCCGCCTGCTTGCACGCCTCAAGGACGGTGGTTCCCTCTTCGACCGAGTACGGTTTGTAATCAATGGTGATATCAATCATTTTTAAATCCTCGTTAAATCCCATTACCAAGTGTGAACTTCTTCGCGATAGTCGCAACGCAGACAACGCTTTGCCTGCCGGGTGGCCGTGGCTTCGTCCCACGGTTGTTCGACTTCATCGAAGTTGCAGCGGCGGCGTTCCACCGGAATCAGCGGTTGCTTTTCACGTTCAAACATAACGGGATCCGCATCGGGATCGAAGGGCGTGTCGTTTCTCTTCTCCTCGCGCCAGAAGGCGTTGTTTTTCCCGGTCAGGAATTGGTCGATTCCGGCGGCGGCCTTTTCTCCATCGGCCACCGCTTCGATGACGGACGACGGGCCGGTGGCAACATCGCCACCAGCGAAAATCCAATCCTCGGAGGTTCCTTTGGAGAGTGCATCCGTCGCCACATAGCCATTCCGCTGTACGTTGAGGTTGAGGTTTCCGGTGAGTGCTGGAAGATCGACGCTCTGACCGATTGCCGCAATCACCTGATCGCACGGAACAATGAAGTCCTCATCCTCGCCGGCCACCGGGCGCCGACGGCCGGAACGGTCGAATGCGCCCAGTTCCATGGGCTTGCACCGAATGCCTACCACCTTTCCATCCTCAACCAGGATTTCTTCCGGGGAAGTGAGCAATTGAAGCTTAACGCCTTCAGCTTCGGCCTCTTCGATTTCCTCTTCGTAGGCCGGCATCTGCTCCCGTGTTCGACGGTATAGCACGGTAACGGTTTCCGCATCCAGGCGGGCGGCGGTACGGGCCGCATCGATGGCGGCGTTCCCGCCCCCGATGATGACCACATGCCGCCCGACCGGTACAGAACCGCGGATGTTGTAGTCGCGCAGGAAGGTCATGGCTTCATAAACGCCCTCGGCCTCTTCGCCCGGCAAACCAAGTTTGAGACCATCGGGTGCACCGACTGCAAGGAATACGGCTTCGTAGCCCTCCTCTTTCAGACTCTCCAATGTGAAATCGACACCCAGAGCCTTGTCGCATTCGATATCCACCCCGAGGCGTTCGATCATACGGACTTCGCGGGCAAGAATTTCGCGCGGTAACCTGTAGGCAGGAATTGTTTGCGCCATCATGCCACCCGGGCGGGGTGCCGCCTCGAAGACCTTTGGCTTGTAGCCAAGACGTGCCAGGAAGAATGCGCAGGAAAGGCCCGCCGGACCTGCACCGACAATGGCGATTTTCTTGGCGGCATTCTTGGCGTTTTCCTTGCAGTCCGGAACCTGGATAATCATTTCCTGCTCCACCATGAAACGCTTTACGCCCCGGATGGATAATGGACTATCGAGCGACGAGCGACGGCAATGCTCTTCGCACGCATGGAAACAGATTCTTGCACAAGCCGCAGCGAATGGATTGCGTTCCCGGTGCAGTTTCAGTGCATCGGCATAACGTTTTTCACCGACCAACGATACGAAGCCGGGCACATCAACCGAAGCGGGGCAAGCGCTTTGGCAAGGAGCCCTGACCAATCCGGCACATACCCCGGCGCGGCATTTGTGCTCGCGGATGTGTTCCTCGTATTCCACACGGAAATGCCGAATGGTGGAGAGTACGGGGTTGGCCGCGGTTTTTCCAAGGCCGCACAAGGCGGTTTCCTTGATCTGCTCACCAAGGGATATGAGTCGTTCAATATCGCCCTCCTTCCCTTTGCCATCGCAGATGCGTTCCAGGATTTCGAGCAAACGTTTGGTTCCCACACGGCAGGGTGTGCATTTACCGCATGATTCTTCCTGAACAAATTCGAGGAAGAAACGGGCGACGTCCACCATGCAACTTTCTTCGTCCATGACGATCAGGCCACCCGATCCCATAATGGCACCGAGCTCATTGAGCGACTCATAATCGAGGGCCACATTGAGGTGTTCCTTCGGAATACAACCTCCCGAAGGACCACCCAGTTGCGCAGCCTTGAAGGGTTTTCCATCAACAATTCCGCCGCCAATGTCATAAAGTAGCTCGCCAAGCGATATTCCAATCGGAACTTCGACCAGGCCGGTGTTGTTTACGGCCCCGGCCAAAGCAAATACCTTTGTTCCCTTGCTCTTCTCGGTTCCAAGCTGGGCATAGGACTCCGCGCCATCAAGAATGATAACCGGAACGCTTGCAAATGTTTCCACATTATTGAGTAAGGTTGGTTTTCCCCAAAGCCCCTTGATTGCCGGGAACGGAGGACGAGGACGCGGCTCACCGCGGTTCCCTTCGATGGAGGTCATCAGCGCGGTTTCTTCGCCACATACAAAAGCGCCCGAACCCATGCGGATTTCAAGATCGAAACTGAAACCTGAACCTAGGATATTTTCCCCTAGCAATCCCGTTTGGCGGGCCTGGTTTATGGCCTTCTGCAAACGTTCAATTGCAACCGGGTATTCGGCACGGCAATAGACATAACCCCGTTGGGCACCAACCGCATAACCGGCGATTGCCATACCTTCGATTACGCTATGGGGATCGCCTTCTAGCACACTACGATCCATGAATGCGCCGGGATCCCCCTCGTCCGCGTTGCATACCACGCTCTTAGTGTCCGATTCCGCTTCCCGGGTGAATTTCCATTTCAGGCCGGTTGGAAAACCTCCCCCACCCCGCCCGCGAAGTCCCGATTCGAGAATACTATTTACTACATCTTCCGATGACATCGAGGTGATCGCTTTGGCAAGTGCCTTATATCCTTTAGCCGCTATGTATTCGTTAATTTTAAGAGGATCAATATTTCCACAATTACGAAGCACCAGCTTTTTTTGGCGCTTGAAGTACTCGATTTCATCAACATCCGCAACCGGCTTTCCGCTTGCAGCATCCTTATGCAACAGGTGCGAAACCACGTTGCCCTTCATAATATGCTCTTTAACAATTGTTTTCGCGTCTTCAACCGTTATGCCTTGGTAAAAAACATTATCCGGCATGATTTTCGCAACCGGTCCTGCTGCACATGGCCCCATGCACCCGGTTTCTACCAAGGTCGCCTTATGAGAGAGTTCATTTTCTTCAATGTAATTTTTGAATGCCTTGCAAATTTCGAGCGCACCTGAAGCCAGGCACCCTCCCCCGACACAGACAAGAATCTCCCGTGTTGAGTCGTCGTGCGATTTCGATAATGAGTGATCTGCACGCAATCCAAGTTTTTGAATTTCAAGATTCTGCAATTTATCCAACGCTTGCGCTGATTCTATTTTTTCATACATGGTTAGGCCTCCTCCATTTGCGTTTCATAATAGGGAGCAAGAATCTGTTTAATTCGTGCTGGCTTCACGCGCTGGTGAACATCGTCATTGATCATGATTGCCGGGGCTAAGCCACATGCACCGAAACACCGGGCTACTTCCAGTGAAAAAGCTTTATCCTCGGTTGTTTCCCCTACATCGATACTAAGTTCCTTTTTGATTGAATCGAGGACTTGTTTTCCTCCTCTGACATAACATGCCGTTCCAAGACAGACTCTTATGACATTGTCCCCTCGCGGCTGGGTCGAGAAAAAGGAATAGAAACCGACCACGCCCGCGACTTCGCTATATGGTTTGTCCATTTTCTTCGCAATATGGCGAAGCACATCCTCAGGAAGAAAACCGAACAGGCCTTGCGCAATCTGCAAAACCGGGATCAATCCCCCATCCTTATATTTATACTCCTCAAGAATCTCATCAAGCTTCTTAAACAGATTTTCATCACTGGATTCCATTCCACAGGAACAGCTTACGGATTTAGCTTCATTCAGCATACTACGTCTCCATTGCTAGGGTTCTCAAGTGCTACATACGGAAAGTCCACTCTCCAAAATACTTAAAAAACCCGAAGATTCAACTACTCTCTATTTTTATCGATATATTTATACAAAATATTGATTGTGATTAGGGGGTAGGTCTCAAAGCGGAGCCGCATATATATGCTTAAGGTGATGTTTTTTGTAATATTTTACGTGGTTATACACAACCAATTCAAAAACCACATAAATTCATTTCAGATGCATTAAGTGTTTATTATGTTGATTTTATTCCATTGTAATAAGGTGTACTTAAGCTGCTGATATGAAGAAAACATATAATATGTACCGCAGAGGTGTCCGAAACCTTAAAGCAATAATAGACTGAAACTCATGAACTAACTTTGTTAGTTTTGACCGGTTTCACGTTTGATAAACATCATAAGAATTGAAACATCAGATGGATTGACGCCAGAAATTCTAGAGGCCTGGCCCAAGTTTTCCGGGCGTATATTTTTAAGTTTTTCTCTGGCTTCGTAGCGTAGGCTTTTAACATTATCATAGTCAAAATCTGATGGTATATGCTGGTCTTCCTTCCTCCTGGCTGCATCAATACGCTCTTTTTCGCGTTTAATGTATCCAGCATATTTCACCTCAATTTCAACTTGCTTTATCACCTCGTCGCTAAGAGATGAAACATTATGCGGTAAATCCTTATAGGAAAAGTTTGGTTGGCGAAGCATTTGTCCTAGCGATTTCCCATCAAAATATATGGTCTCTAGTCGATCGCATTCCGCCTGAATTTGTTTGCCTTGATCTGATATTTCCTCAATTTCAGAAATATCGACAATACCCAGCTTCTTTGTCTTTTCAAATAGCCGATAATAGACATTATCCTGACGTAACGTCAATCGATGCTCCGAGCGAGAGGTAAACATTCTATAGGGTTCATCTGTTCCTTTAGTGACTAAATCATCTATCAGGACACCAATATAGCTTTCACTACGACTCAATGTGAAAGGGCCGCCTCCAAGAACCTTTATTGCAGCGTTAGCACCAGCAACAAACCCCTGAGCCGCAGCTTCCTCATATCCTGTTGTTCCATTCAATTGACCGGCAAAGAAAAGATTTTCGACGAGTTTAGTTTCCAGTGTATGGAAAAGCTGGGTTGGATTTGAGTAGTCATACTCTATCGCATAGCCAGGGCGAATAATTTCGGCATTCTCTAAACCATGGATGGAATGGATCATTTGCCCTTGAACATCCTCAGGAAGACTATTGGAGGTTCCATTTGGATAGAGGCGGATATTGTTCCGGCCTTCAGGTTCAACAAAGACATGATGGGAATCTCTACCGGAGAACTTCACAATCTTATCTTCAATAGATGGGCAGTATCGGACTCCGGTTCCTTCAACCAACCCACCATACATCGCACTTTTTTTTAGGTTTTCAGCAATGATCTGATGGGTATTTTCATTTGTATGGGTTAGCCAACAAGGGATCTGGTCTGTACCAGGCATCCACGGGTGCATTCCAGGTTGTTCCACGTGGAACATAGCATTCATCCCAATGGAACTTTCCTTCTGGTGTTCCACGTGGAACATTTTCCACTCTTTACGTGCCATTCTAGAAAAGAAAGGGGGAGGGTTATCGCCTGGCTGTATCTCCATCTTGGAATAATCGACAGAATCCCTATGTATCCGAGGTGGCGTTCCCGTCTTCAATCTACCCAATTCAAAACCGAACCGATCAAATGATGTGCTTAATTCCTCAGCCGATTCCTCACCCATCCGACCTTCGTTAATACTTTTCATACCAATAAGGACACGTCCACGAAGAAATGTTCCGGTACAGATTACAACAGCACTAGCATCGATGTCTCCACTTCCTCTAGTCGTCACACCACATATTTTTGATCCTTTTGTTCGGATTTCCGTGACAATATCATCATGTATGTCGAGATGCTTCTGCATCCCAAGCACCGCTTGAATTCGTACAGGAAAAAGGTCTTTGTCGCACTGGATGCGGTTAGATTGAACTGCCGGCCCCTTGCGCGTGTTTAACATACGGTATTGAATCCCCGTATAGTCAGAATTACGACCTAATTCACCACCGAGCGCATCCAATTCAGAAACTAAATGTGATTTCGCAATTCCGCCCACTGCTGGATTACAAGGTAATCTTCCAATAAGTTTTTTGTTTAGTGTTATCAATAGTGTATTAACACCCATTCTTGCCGAAGCCAAAGCAGCCTCATAGCCTGCATGACCACCACCAACAACAATAACATCATATAAAGTCTTATACATAATTACACCATTTATACTTATCGGGTCGTGGATAGTTGCACTCAGCAATAGAATGGTCAACGATAGCTTTTGGACAAAATAACGGATCAC is a genomic window containing:
- a CDS encoding alkaline phosphatase family protein yields the protein MKKEKLSLFLFIDAFGWEVKQRHPEFLQGLILESKPLETILGYSSACDPSIISGLTPADHKLWSSYYYDPEGSPFKWTRPLALLPDFIFRRGRVRNQLSKWIKKRCGFTGYFQLYAVPFKQLHLFNYAEQKRIWEPGGLPQGDSIFDRMARKGIPYSTHDSAFPDEVRIEKLLQHIEQQSIDFAYCSLGKLDGLMHAEGIDSPKIGPLMDWYDAQLRKLMATAEEQYETVSFYLFTDHGMHNVARSYDLITDIEALGLEWNKDYAAFYDSTMARFWILDEKARAPITEYLNGHSQGRLLTDAELKKFGVWFEDGQYGDLVFLMNSGTQIIPSFMGAKPCKGMHGYHPDDPDSLASLSSNKPIPESITKIQHIHQLMLTELALEGEPTPAETARTEPRPPKE
- a CDS encoding peroxiredoxin; its protein translation is MDSLEGKKAPAFTLEGSDGKKHSIKDYLGKRIVIYFYPRDNTPGCTKESCGFRDLHQEIGDLNTVVLGVSKDSLASHDTFIEKFNLPFTLLSDPETKMMAKYGAWGEKVLYGKTSIGCIRSTVIVDEKGKIIKHWRKVPKADAHPAKVLEILQSL
- a CDS encoding DUF3820 family protein; translated protein: MEELFPDPKFLLELAEARMPFGKHQGWLLIDLPEPYVVWFKQKGFPHGKLGKQLETIYVIKANGLEHLFDPLR
- a CDS encoding IS630 family transposase translates to MKLARAEWMAMQGQLDIARLVFIDEAGAKTNMTRLYGRSPKNERAYDHAPHGHWCTTTMISSIRFNGETACMAIDAATSGDVFRAYVEQVLAPTLRVGDIVVLDNLSAHKDKASLQLIEEAGAEVWFLPPYSPDLNPIEKMWSKVKQLLRGEKARSLESLFDAIGAALGCVSAADAQGWFASCGYSLN
- a CDS encoding NADH-dependent [FeFe] hydrogenase, group A6 — protein: MIDITIDYKPYSVEEGTTVLEACKQAGIKIPTLCYLEKIQAIGACRVCLVEIEGVKDLVASCVMPVSDEMKIHTNNRRVREARKLVVELLLSEHEGDCQICDRNEDCELQSIARDLGIRELRYEGEKAPRCQDESTAGLVRDSAKCISCRRCVTVCTATQSVSALFPQSRGFKTTIGPAFGKGLDTVTCVQCGQCSAVCPVGAISERDQTAEVWAALDNPDLTVVVQTAPAIRAALGECFGMEPGTLVTGKMTTALRRMKFDAIFDTNFSADLTIMEEGTELLTRLKKALVDGEEVALPMFTSCSPGWIQFMEFYYPDMLANLSTCKSPQQMMGAMVKTYYAQKLGKKPEEMFMVSVMPCTAKKYEAARPEMNGSGAQDVDVVLTTRELGRMITEAGIDFVSLEDSEMDAPLGLGSGAADIFANSGGVMEAALRTAYELVTGRELPFENLHVTPVVGLEGIKEAAITIEGTVPAWSFLEGVTAKVAVAHSLANARALVEKIRAGEAEYHFIEVMTCPGGCIGGGGQPRITTDEVRKARIKAIYAEDEGKTLRKSHENEAVAKLYEDFLGAPLGHKSHELLHTKYFEKERI
- a CDS encoding IS630 transposase-related protein, with product MSTLSLDLRQRILATYDAGEGTRQDIADRYKVSLGMVKKLLSQRKRTGDIAPLHSHSGRKPYFTQEHRKQMKTLIDRQPDITLWEIREQLELDCTLPAIHYVLKDMGMSFKKNASRQRARARRRETRTG